In Acidobacteriota bacterium, a single genomic region encodes these proteins:
- a CDS encoding PD-(D/E)XK nuclease family protein: MTVITANLRLARELQQEYDREQEAAGRSSWPTPGILPLSAWLSEMWREWLFSGQAKTAARPLRPAEERAIWEDIIPSGPEDGLLEVPRTAEAALTSWSLVCTWNLPLDASEWRDQEDSETFLGWVEEFRHRCRRNGWLSGAELPALVADLIERRELPVPKQVEFAGFLEPTPAQQRLFDCLSQRGTEVRQREIPQAAGRAVRLGLVDAAREIGAAAQWARRILESEPEAASPDFRIGVVVPELGGRRSQVERIFGETLHPRSRARQDLDPRRLFNISLGLPASGYPIIDTAFLLLGTDPWKVPIENAGRLLRSPFLQSSDEELTGRALLDVELRSMGEPYVSLRDVIRLARGGDGSRQCPELASRLTAWTEQYQALQTSRMPSDWPPALSRFLQAVGWPGDRGIDSAEYQTLEVWRELLSELARLDRVCGNISLGAAIGRLRQLASSRQFQPESEPAPVQILGLLEASGLRFDRLWIMGMHDNAWPAAPSPDPFLPFSLQRRFNLPRSSPDRELEFAGTLTARLLSSAPTVIVSHPRRKGDSDLRVSPLLTALPEVVEADLGLAASAGYPELLRRSSRMETVQDHRAPPCGDVPFRAGTFLFKLQAACPFRAFAELRLAARAPDDPEPGLNALDRGQLVHGILERVWEQLRSHQALVTIGEKELAELVRSQAGSEIREFARFRRILRNTRFAAIEQKRLERVIGQWLVLEKQRQAFTMLEQEEGRRVTLGGLRMNIRADRVDRLESGELVILDYKTGECRPSDWDGPRPDEPQLPIYAATAGAPVAGVFFGSLKTGAFGFRGLAGSAGIVPDVKVPDEQPPLEETIEEWREVLDRLGRGFRAGEAVVDPKDPRKTCRHCALPALCRIGQAPAEPEGGHD, encoded by the coding sequence ATGACCGTCATCACCGCGAATCTCCGACTGGCCCGAGAACTCCAGCAGGAATACGACCGCGAACAAGAGGCCGCAGGCCGGTCGTCCTGGCCGACGCCCGGCATCCTGCCCTTGTCGGCGTGGCTGTCCGAAATGTGGAGGGAGTGGCTGTTTTCCGGACAGGCGAAGACCGCCGCACGCCCCCTCCGTCCTGCCGAGGAACGGGCGATCTGGGAAGACATCATCCCTTCCGGCCCTGAAGACGGGCTGCTCGAGGTCCCCAGAACCGCCGAAGCGGCTCTGACCTCATGGAGTCTTGTGTGCACCTGGAATCTTCCCCTGGACGCCTCGGAGTGGAGAGACCAGGAAGATTCCGAAACCTTCCTGGGTTGGGTCGAGGAGTTTCGTCACCGCTGCCGCCGGAACGGGTGGTTGTCAGGCGCCGAACTTCCGGCATTGGTAGCGGATCTCATCGAACGGAGAGAGCTCCCGGTCCCCAAGCAAGTGGAATTTGCAGGCTTTCTCGAGCCAACGCCCGCTCAGCAGCGCCTGTTCGACTGCCTGTCACAACGCGGGACGGAAGTTCGGCAGCGCGAAATCCCCCAAGCCGCCGGCAGGGCCGTGCGCCTGGGCCTGGTCGATGCTGCTCGTGAGATCGGCGCCGCCGCCCAATGGGCGCGCCGAATTCTGGAAAGCGAACCGGAGGCCGCATCCCCCGATTTTCGAATCGGCGTCGTCGTTCCCGAATTGGGCGGGCGCCGCAGCCAGGTTGAGCGGATTTTCGGTGAAACCCTGCATCCCCGCTCCCGGGCGCGGCAGGACCTCGACCCGAGGCGGCTGTTCAACATCTCTCTGGGACTGCCCGCCAGCGGGTATCCCATAATTGACACGGCATTCCTCCTGCTTGGAACCGACCCCTGGAAGGTTCCGATCGAGAACGCCGGCCGACTCCTGCGATCCCCGTTTCTGCAGAGTTCCGACGAGGAACTGACCGGACGCGCCCTGCTCGACGTCGAATTGCGTTCCATGGGAGAGCCTTACGTTTCGTTGAGAGACGTCATCCGGTTGGCCCGCGGCGGCGATGGCTCCCGGCAGTGTCCCGAGCTCGCGTCCCGGTTGACGGCCTGGACGGAGCAGTACCAGGCCCTGCAGACCAGTCGGATGCCCAGCGACTGGCCTCCAGCCTTGTCCCGATTCCTGCAGGCGGTCGGGTGGCCGGGAGACCGCGGTATCGACAGTGCGGAGTACCAGACGCTTGAAGTCTGGAGAGAACTGCTCTCCGAACTGGCCAGGCTCGACCGAGTCTGCGGGAACATCTCCCTGGGTGCGGCCATCGGCAGGTTGAGACAACTGGCTTCCAGCAGGCAGTTTCAGCCGGAGTCCGAGCCGGCGCCTGTCCAGATTCTGGGTTTGTTGGAGGCCTCCGGCCTGCGCTTCGACCGGCTCTGGATCATGGGGATGCACGACAACGCCTGGCCGGCGGCCCCGTCTCCCGATCCGTTCCTGCCGTTTAGCCTGCAACGGCGTTTCAACCTGCCCCGCTCGTCCCCGGACCGCGAACTGGAGTTTGCCGGGACCCTCACGGCCCGCCTCCTGTCGAGCGCTCCAACCGTGATCGTCAGCCATCCCCGGCGGAAAGGCGATTCGGATTTGAGAGTCAGTCCGCTCCTGACTGCATTGCCGGAAGTCGTCGAGGCCGACCTGGGGCTTGCAGCTTCAGCAGGCTACCCGGAACTGCTTCGGCGCTCCTCCCGGATGGAGACCGTCCAGGACCACCGCGCCCCGCCCTGCGGCGACGTCCCGTTCCGGGCCGGAACCTTCCTGTTCAAACTGCAAGCGGCCTGTCCCTTCAGGGCGTTTGCCGAGTTGCGCCTGGCAGCAAGAGCTCCGGACGATCCCGAGCCCGGCTTGAACGCTCTGGACCGCGGCCAACTGGTTCATGGCATTCTCGAGCGAGTCTGGGAGCAGTTGCGATCTCACCAGGCATTGGTGACGATCGGTGAGAAAGAACTGGCGGAACTGGTGCGCTCCCAGGCCGGTTCCGAGATTCGGGAGTTTGCCAGATTCCGACGGATCCTGCGAAATACACGGTTTGCGGCCATTGAACAGAAACGGTTGGAACGCGTCATTGGGCAGTGGCTCGTCCTCGAGAAACAACGGCAGGCGTTTACCATGCTCGAACAGGAAGAGGGGCGGCGGGTGACCCTGGGCGGCCTCCGGATGAACATCCGCGCCGACCGCGTGGACCGACTCGAAAGCGGAGAACTGGTCATTCTGGACTACAAGACCGGCGAGTGCCGGCCTTCGGACTGGGACGGCCCCAGACCCGATGAACCGCAACTGCCCATTTACGCCGCAACCGCCGGAGCTCCGGTGGCAGGGGTTTTCTTCGGCAGCCTCAAGACCGGGGCCTTCGGCTTTCGA
- a CDS encoding PPC domain-containing protein, with protein sequence MIKNHRRGWRACRRTGLLGILMLGVLASSALGAGPALKRLDPPGAQRGTAFTLTLVGRHLQAAEIVSNLPGTFTPLTSSAQGASAGKAEEKRPFLVELPGETPVGLYTLRLRSPEGLSNALLFSVGALPEVSEEESRQPVHQALNNSVEGSQALELPATVNGTLSGPDRDVYRFEGRKGQRLVIEVEARRAGSALDPVIRLLTAEKKQIATSNDTQGLGVDCRLDVSLPESGRYYLMLHDARFSEQEQNFYRLKIGEFAYAAGLFPLGGRRGEKVPVRLVGGNLRGSRELTVDLSRVGPAADFATVPVPGPPGSLPLLFAVADLPETMEPPAGAEASLEPGTVVNGRIEKPGEVDRYRLAVNPGEEWMIQLEAGGLGTSRLYGRLTASDAEGNRLASAGDDIPEVAVFSAVLRGLRTSSDPFLRVKVPEGVRELLVAVEDLVERGGPLFGYRLMARRQAADFVLSLATPYLNIPAEGTAAVEVNIQRRGYLGEIQLSIADAGEDLVVEGGLVPTASLVQGERARSGSGLLTVTARKGAALRLRELSVWGEAVLENGTRLRRRARGPGLITQVQSSRGTGRPDPNNRDDQAPFVAHWLGMELPAMVSNSPLAALKVEGPETIRLVQGMQTQLPWKFESAVPGLRPPERVVASTPGSREVNTRVGEVGARYISEGWLRIGTTVGTPVLKFNLVLSGPLDVDGTPATVYSRVMTVDVVPGYRLSLAGEGIGLSPGGDGELLGRVEREPAFKQPVSIRPENFPQGVSCPPLEVPADEDVFRVECRAEDSATPGEYEFEITSSSMLAGREKEKVPYSIAPLRSKIVVSAGEDTARVLPIER encoded by the coding sequence ATGATAAAGAACCACCGACGTGGCTGGAGGGCTTGCCGGAGAACCGGCCTGCTCGGGATCCTGATGCTTGGGGTTCTGGCGTCTTCGGCCCTGGGCGCCGGCCCGGCCCTGAAGCGGCTGGATCCGCCCGGAGCCCAGCGGGGAACCGCCTTCACCCTCACTCTGGTCGGACGTCACCTCCAGGCAGCCGAGATCGTCTCCAACCTGCCGGGCACATTCACTCCCCTGACCTCATCCGCTCAGGGGGCCTCGGCGGGCAAGGCGGAGGAAAAACGGCCCTTCCTGGTGGAGTTGCCGGGCGAAACGCCGGTGGGGCTCTACACCCTGAGGCTTCGCTCTCCCGAGGGGTTGTCCAACGCGCTGCTGTTCAGCGTGGGCGCCCTGCCGGAAGTTTCCGAAGAAGAGTCCCGCCAACCGGTCCACCAGGCCTTGAACAATTCCGTGGAAGGGAGCCAGGCGCTCGAGCTTCCGGCCACGGTTAACGGAACGCTCTCCGGACCCGACCGGGATGTCTACCGCTTCGAGGGCCGTAAAGGGCAACGCCTGGTGATCGAGGTGGAAGCCCGGAGGGCTGGTTCGGCGCTGGATCCGGTCATCCGGCTGTTGACGGCCGAGAAGAAGCAGATCGCCACCTCCAACGATACCCAAGGCCTGGGCGTGGACTGCCGGTTGGACGTCTCCTTGCCCGAATCGGGCCGCTACTACCTGATGCTGCACGACGCACGATTCAGTGAGCAGGAACAGAACTTCTACCGGTTGAAGATCGGGGAGTTCGCCTACGCCGCCGGACTCTTTCCCCTGGGAGGGAGGAGAGGTGAAAAGGTCCCGGTCCGGCTGGTGGGCGGCAACCTCAGGGGATCCAGGGAATTGACGGTGGACTTGAGCCGGGTCGGACCCGCGGCCGATTTCGCCACGGTGCCGGTGCCGGGCCCCCCGGGGAGCCTCCCGCTCCTGTTTGCGGTGGCCGATCTTCCGGAGACTATGGAGCCTCCCGCTGGCGCCGAGGCGAGTCTCGAGCCCGGAACCGTGGTCAACGGACGCATAGAGAAGCCTGGAGAGGTGGACCGTTATCGCCTGGCCGTCAACCCCGGAGAGGAGTGGATGATCCAGTTGGAGGCAGGTGGATTGGGGACCTCGCGCCTCTACGGCAGATTGACCGCCTCCGATGCCGAGGGGAATCGGCTGGCCTCGGCGGGGGACGACATTCCGGAAGTTGCCGTCTTCTCGGCAGTGCTGCGCGGGTTGAGGACCAGTTCCGACCCGTTTCTCAGAGTGAAAGTGCCCGAGGGAGTGCGAGAGTTGCTGGTGGCGGTGGAGGACCTGGTGGAGCGGGGAGGTCCGCTGTTCGGCTACCGGCTCATGGCGCGCCGGCAGGCGGCCGATTTCGTGCTGAGCCTGGCGACGCCCTATCTTAATATTCCGGCCGAAGGGACAGCGGCGGTTGAGGTCAACATTCAGCGCAGGGGGTACCTGGGAGAAATACAGCTCAGCATTGCGGACGCCGGAGAAGACCTGGTGGTCGAAGGCGGGCTGGTTCCGACCGCCTCCCTGGTGCAGGGCGAGAGGGCCCGTTCCGGTTCCGGCCTGCTGACTGTCACTGCCCGCAAGGGTGCGGCGCTGAGGCTGAGAGAATTGTCCGTCTGGGGAGAGGCGGTCCTGGAAAACGGCACACGGCTGCGCCGGAGGGCGAGAGGTCCCGGGTTGATCACCCAGGTTCAAAGCAGCCGGGGAACCGGACGGCCCGATCCCAACAACCGGGACGATCAGGCCCCCTTCGTGGCCCACTGGCTGGGGATGGAGCTCCCGGCCATGGTCTCCAATTCCCCCCTGGCCGCCCTGAAGGTGGAGGGCCCCGAGACTATCCGGCTGGTCCAGGGAATGCAGACTCAGTTGCCGTGGAAGTTCGAGAGTGCCGTGCCCGGTCTTCGCCCCCCGGAAAGGGTTGTCGCCAGTACGCCCGGATCTCGAGAAGTGAACACGAGGGTGGGCGAGGTCGGCGCCAGGTACATCAGCGAGGGATGGCTGAGGATCGGCACCACGGTGGGAACGCCTGTCCTGAAGTTCAACTTGGTTCTGTCCGGTCCGCTGGACGTGGATGGCACCCCGGCCACTGTTTACTCAAGGGTCATGACAGTTGACGTGGTGCCGGGATACCGCCTGAGCCTGGCGGGCGAAGGGATCGGGTTGAGTCCGGGTGGGGACGGGGAACTGCTGGGCAGGGTTGAACGGGAACCGGCCTTCAAGCAGCCGGTGAGCATCCGGCCGGAAAACTTTCCACAGGGTGTGTCCTGTCCCCCGCTGGAAGTTCCCGCCGATGAAGACGTATTTCGAGTGGAGTGCCGGGCGGAAGACTCGGCCACTCCCGGTGAGTATGAGTTCGAGATCACTTCCTCCTCCATGTTGGCGGGGAGAGAAAAGGAAAAGGTTCCCTACAGCATTGCTCCTCTGCGCTCCAAAATCGTGGTTTCAGCCGGGGAGGATACTGCCAGGGTTCTCCCGATCGAGAGGTAA